The Streptomyces avermitilis MA-4680 = NBRC 14893 genome contains a region encoding:
- a CDS encoding exonuclease SbcCD subunit D: MRILHTSDWHLGRAFHRVNMLGAQAGFIGHLVTTVRERGVDAVVVSGDVYDRAVPPLAAVELFDDALHRLADLGVPTVMISGNHDSARRLGVGAGLIGRAGIHLRTEVSACGTPVLLSDTFGDVAFYGLPYLEPALVRDQFGVEKAAHEAVLAAAMDRVRADLATRPPGTRSVVLAHAFVTGGEASDSERDITVGGVAAVPAGVFDGVDYAALGHLHGSQTITERVRYSGSPLPYSFSEAEHRKSMWLVDLGADGSIEAERVDCPVPRPLARIRGPLEELLADPGLTRHEEAWVEATLTDPVRPAEPMARLTERFPHTLSLVFDPERAPEDPDVSYARRLAGRSDQQIAEDFVAHVRGAGPDAREQAVLQDAFDAVRADEAVREVAR, from the coding sequence TTGAGGATTCTGCACACGTCCGACTGGCATCTGGGCCGGGCGTTCCACCGGGTGAACATGCTCGGTGCCCAGGCCGGTTTCATCGGCCATCTCGTCACGACCGTGCGTGAGCGCGGCGTGGACGCGGTGGTCGTGTCGGGGGACGTGTACGACCGGGCGGTGCCGCCGCTGGCCGCGGTCGAGCTCTTCGACGACGCCCTGCACCGGCTGGCGGACCTGGGCGTGCCCACGGTGATGATCTCCGGGAACCACGACTCGGCGCGCCGACTGGGCGTGGGCGCCGGCCTCATCGGCCGCGCCGGCATCCATCTGCGGACCGAGGTCTCGGCGTGCGGTACGCCCGTGCTGCTGTCCGACACCTTCGGCGACGTCGCGTTCTACGGGCTGCCGTATCTTGAACCGGCCCTGGTGAGGGACCAGTTCGGGGTGGAGAAAGCGGCCCACGAGGCCGTGCTCGCCGCCGCCATGGACCGGGTCCGGGCCGACCTCGCCACGCGCCCGCCGGGCACCCGTTCCGTCGTCCTCGCCCATGCCTTCGTCACCGGCGGCGAGGCCAGTGACAGTGAGCGGGACATCACGGTCGGCGGGGTGGCCGCCGTGCCCGCCGGGGTCTTCGACGGCGTCGACTACGCGGCGCTGGGACATCTGCACGGCAGCCAGACCATCACCGAGCGCGTGCGCTACTCGGGCTCCCCGCTGCCCTACTCCTTCTCCGAGGCCGAGCACCGCAAGAGCATGTGGCTCGTGGACCTGGGGGCCGACGGCTCGATCGAGGCGGAGCGGGTCGACTGCCCGGTGCCCCGCCCGCTCGCCAGGATCCGTGGGCCACTGGAGGAACTGCTCGCCGACCCCGGGCTGACGCGCCACGAGGAGGCGTGGGTCGAGGCCACGCTCACCGACCCGGTGCGCCCCGCCGAGCCCATGGCGCGACTGACCGAGCGTTTCCCGCACACGCTCAGCCTCGTCTTCGACCCGGAGCGGGCACCGGAGGACCCGGACGTCTCGTACGCGCGGCGCCTGGCTGGCCGCAGCGACCAGCAGATCGCGGAGGACTTCGTGGCCCATGTGCGCGGCGCCGGACCCGACGCGCGCGAACAGGCCGTGCTGCAGGACGCGTTCGACGCCGTCCGCGCCGACGAGGCGGTCCGGGAGGTCGCCCGCTGA
- a CDS encoding AAA family ATPase translates to MRLHRLDITAFGPFGGAQTVDFDDLSAAGLFLLHGPTGAGKTSVLDAVCYALYGAVPGARQSGQGMTLRSDHAAPSTRTEIRLELTVAGRRLEITRQPPWARPKKRGAGTTTDKAQSRLREHDAAAGSWKDLSRSHQEIGEEITQLLGMSREQFCQVVLLPQGDFARFLRADAEARGKLLGRLFDTHRFAEVEKRLAERRRAVEAEVRAGDATLLADAHRMQQAVGDVVEVPLPDLAPGDPGLAETVLTWAAVARSTARERLTLAHCARTAAESAQAAADRVLDDVREVARLQRRYTEARERAALLEERSDAHREAQTRMERGRKAEAVAPALDLRDAAEAEHRRAATDEARARTALPETFADAGAPGLAAAARKAAEELGGLESARRAERRLGELTEERASLDRQERADDDVLQDAESWLATWEATRADLQAGIESAQEAATRAEQLAVRRDPAQARLAAARRRDRLSQDTDEARARALAAREHATDARVHWLDLKEQCLQGIAAELAAGLVDGAPCAVCGSLDHPAPARKITGHVDRETEERALTAYQRADETATVDERRLGSVREELAAATAEAGDAPTAHLAQEAAELERQHAEARAAASGLHTARQRLAQAELEHERRVADQQQAALRAAARVSHRDTIDRERASLEEELAKARGAADSVAARAAQLERRTALLTDAADAVRTAEDTAQRLKDADARLADAAFRAGFDTPGDAAAALLDDAAHRDLQRRLDAWQSEEAAVRAVLAEADTAAAARQPAAGLAAAEETAELAARRLRDTASAQDAAARRCAELDRLSTRALTSVRRLAPLREEHDRVARMAGLAAGTSADNERKMRLESYVLAARLEQVAAAATARLRRMSSGRYTLVHSDDRAGRGRSGLGLHVVDAWTGRERDTATLSGGETFFASLALALGLADVVTDEAGGVRLDTLFIDEGFGSLDDQTLDEVLDVLDSLRERDRSVGIVSHVADLRRRITAQLEIVKGRTGSVVRQRGGL, encoded by the coding sequence ATGAGGCTGCACCGCCTGGACATCACCGCCTTCGGCCCCTTCGGCGGCGCCCAGACCGTCGACTTCGACGACCTCTCGGCCGCCGGGCTCTTCCTGCTGCACGGACCGACCGGGGCGGGCAAGACGTCCGTCCTGGACGCCGTCTGCTACGCGCTGTACGGGGCCGTGCCGGGCGCCCGCCAGAGCGGCCAGGGCATGACCCTGCGCAGCGACCACGCCGCGCCGTCCACCCGTACCGAGATCCGGCTCGAACTCACCGTCGCCGGACGCCGGCTGGAGATCACCCGGCAGCCGCCCTGGGCGCGCCCCAAGAAGCGCGGCGCCGGTACGACGACCGACAAGGCCCAGAGCCGGCTGCGCGAACACGACGCGGCGGCGGGCTCCTGGAAGGACCTCAGCCGCTCCCACCAGGAGATCGGTGAGGAGATCACCCAGCTGCTCGGCATGAGCCGGGAGCAGTTCTGCCAGGTCGTGCTGTTGCCCCAGGGCGACTTCGCACGCTTCCTGCGCGCCGACGCGGAGGCGCGCGGCAAACTGCTCGGCCGCCTCTTCGACACCCACCGCTTCGCGGAGGTCGAGAAGCGGCTCGCCGAGCGGCGGCGGGCGGTCGAGGCCGAGGTGCGGGCCGGGGACGCCACGCTGCTCGCCGACGCGCACCGCATGCAGCAGGCCGTCGGGGACGTCGTCGAGGTGCCGCTGCCCGACCTCGCGCCCGGCGACCCAGGACTCGCCGAGACCGTCCTCACCTGGGCCGCCGTCGCCCGCTCCACCGCCCGCGAGCGGCTGACCCTGGCCCACTGCGCGCGTACGGCGGCGGAGTCCGCGCAGGCCGCCGCCGACCGCGTACTCGACGACGTACGCGAAGTGGCACGCCTTCAGCGCAGGTACACCGAGGCGCGCGAGCGCGCCGCGCTGCTGGAGGAGCGCTCCGACGCCCACCGGGAGGCGCAGACGCGGATGGAGCGTGGCCGCAAGGCCGAGGCGGTGGCCCCCGCGCTCGATCTGCGCGACGCCGCCGAGGCCGAGCACCGGCGCGCGGCCACGGACGAGGCACGCGCGCGCACCGCCCTGCCCGAGACGTTCGCCGACGCCGGCGCGCCCGGCCTCGCGGCGGCGGCCCGCAAGGCGGCCGAGGAACTGGGCGGCCTGGAATCCGCCCGCCGGGCCGAGCGCCGGCTCGGTGAACTCACCGAGGAGCGTGCCTCCCTGGACCGCCAGGAGCGCGCCGACGACGACGTCCTCCAGGACGCCGAGAGCTGGCTCGCCACCTGGGAGGCGACCCGCGCCGACCTCCAGGCCGGCATCGAGTCCGCGCAGGAGGCCGCGACGCGCGCCGAGCAGCTCGCCGTGCGCCGCGACCCCGCCCAGGCCCGCCTCGCGGCCGCCCGTCGGCGCGACCGGCTCTCCCAGGACACGGACGAGGCCCGGGCCCGTGCCCTCGCCGCCCGCGAGCACGCGACGGACGCCCGGGTCCACTGGCTCGACCTGAAGGAACAGTGCCTTCAGGGCATCGCCGCGGAACTCGCCGCCGGTCTCGTCGACGGCGCTCCCTGCGCCGTGTGCGGCTCCCTCGACCATCCGGCGCCCGCGCGGAAGATCACCGGGCATGTCGACCGGGAGACCGAGGAGCGGGCCCTCACCGCCTACCAGCGCGCCGACGAGACGGCCACCGTGGACGAGCGGCGACTCGGCTCCGTACGCGAGGAGCTGGCCGCCGCGACCGCGGAAGCGGGCGACGCGCCGACCGCCCACCTCGCCCAGGAGGCAGCGGAGCTGGAGCGGCAGCATGCCGAGGCGCGCGCCGCCGCCTCCGGGCTGCACACCGCGCGGCAGCGGCTCGCACAGGCCGAGCTCGAACACGAACGGCGGGTCGCCGACCAGCAGCAGGCCGCCCTGCGCGCCGCCGCCCGGGTCTCCCACCGGGACACGATCGACCGGGAAAGGGCCTCGCTGGAGGAGGAGTTGGCAAAGGCCCGGGGCGCCGCCGACAGCGTCGCCGCGCGTGCCGCGCAGCTGGAGCGCCGGACCGCCCTGCTCACGGACGCCGCGGACGCCGTGCGCACGGCCGAGGACACCGCGCAGCGCCTCAAGGACGCCGACGCGCGCCTGGCCGACGCGGCCTTCCGCGCCGGGTTCGACACCCCGGGGGACGCGGCCGCCGCGCTCCTCGACGACGCGGCCCACCGCGACCTCCAACGGCGCCTCGACGCCTGGCAGTCCGAGGAGGCCGCCGTACGCGCGGTGCTCGCCGAGGCCGACACGGCCGCCGCCGCGCGGCAGCCGGCCGCCGGCCTGGCCGCCGCCGAAGAGACCGCCGAGCTGGCCGCCCGGCGGCTGCGGGACACCGCCTCCGCCCAGGACGCGGCCGCTCGGCGCTGCGCCGAACTGGACCGGCTGTCCACGCGCGCGCTCACGTCCGTACGCCGGCTGGCGCCGCTGCGCGAGGAGCACGACCGGGTGGCCCGTATGGCCGGACTGGCCGCGGGTACCTCCGCGGACAACGAGCGGAAGATGCGCCTGGAGTCCTACGTCCTCGCCGCCCGTCTGGAACAGGTGGCGGCGGCCGCGACCGCGCGCCTGCGACGCATGTCGTCGGGGCGCTACACGCTCGTCCACTCCGACGACCGGGCCGGACGCGGACGCAGCGGTCTCGGGCTGCATGTCGTGGACGCCTGGACCGGCCGCGAGCGGGACACGGCGACGCTCTCCGGCGGCGAGACCTTCTTCGCGTCGCTGGCTCTCGCCCTCGGCCTCGCGGACGTCGTCACCGACGAGGCCGGCGGGGTGCGCCTGGACACCCTGTTCATCGACGAGGGATTCGGCAGCCTCGACGACCAGACCCTCGACGAGGTCCTCGACGTACTCGACTCCCTGCGGGAGCGGGACCGCAGCGTCGGCATCGTCAGCCATGTCGCGGATCTACGACGGCGCATCACCGCGCAGCTGGAGATCGTGAAGGGGCGGACGGGTTCGGTGGTACGACAGCGGGGCGGGCTGTGA
- a CDS encoding Lrp/AsnC family transcriptional regulator codes for MTTYSPDATDWRILDVLQREGRASFAELARAVSMSSSAVTERVRRLEEAGVIQGYAAVVDPDSLGLPILAFVRLRYPNGNYKPFHDLVAVTPEILEAHHVTGDDCFVIKVAARSMRHLEEVSGKIGALGSVTTSVVYSSPLPRRPLGR; via the coding sequence ATGACCACGTATTCCCCGGACGCCACCGACTGGCGCATCCTCGATGTCCTCCAGCGCGAGGGACGGGCCAGCTTCGCCGAGCTGGCCCGTGCCGTCTCCATGTCCTCGAGCGCGGTCACCGAGCGGGTGCGGCGGCTGGAGGAGGCCGGCGTGATCCAGGGATACGCGGCGGTCGTCGACCCGGACAGCCTGGGCCTGCCGATCCTGGCCTTCGTCCGGCTGCGCTACCCGAACGGGAACTACAAGCCCTTCCACGACCTCGTCGCCGTGACGCCCGAGATCCTGGAGGCGCACCACGTCACCGGCGACGACTGCTTCGTCATCAAGGTCGCCGCGCGCTCGATGCGCCATCTGGAAGAGGTGTCGGGCAAGATCGGCGCTCTGGGGTCCGTGACGACGAGCGTCGTGTACTCGTCACCGCTGCCCCGACGCCCGCTGGGTCGCTGA
- a CDS encoding rhodanese-like domain-containing protein: MTTTTTPTTTTPTSPPTVKAPTVKAPTAKTATAKTADNPVLRVAPASPAAAAAYFGASLAFHADVSDVATALAAGGDPGFVVLDSRSTASWDQGHVPGAVHLPTALIPEQAEQLLDRSVPVVTYCWGPGCNGATRAALALAELGFQVKEMLGGFEYWVREGFEYETWEGRDHRVADPLTAPVDADDCGC; this comes from the coding sequence ATGACCACCACGACGACGCCCACCACGACGACCCCCACATCGCCCCCGACCGTGAAGGCCCCGACCGTGAAGGCCCCCACCGCGAAGACCGCCACCGCGAAGACCGCCGACAACCCCGTACTCCGCGTCGCCCCCGCCTCCCCGGCCGCGGCCGCCGCCTACTTCGGCGCGAGCCTCGCCTTCCACGCCGACGTGTCCGATGTCGCCACCGCACTGGCGGCCGGCGGCGACCCCGGCTTCGTGGTTCTCGACTCGCGCTCCACCGCGTCCTGGGACCAGGGCCATGTGCCCGGCGCCGTCCATCTGCCCACCGCGCTCATCCCGGAGCAGGCCGAGCAGCTCCTGGACAGGTCCGTACCGGTCGTCACGTACTGCTGGGGCCCCGGCTGCAACGGCGCGACCCGGGCCGCCCTGGCCCTCGCCGAACTCGGCTTCCAGGTCAAGGAGATGCTGGGCGGCTTCGAGTACTGGGTGCGCGAGGGCTTCGAGTACGAGACCTGGGAGGGCCGCGACCACCGCGTCGCCGACCCGCTGACGGCGCCGGTGGACGCGGACGACTGCGGCTGCTGA
- a CDS encoding DUF885 domain-containing protein, whose translation MSETKSPLPREVADAYVDDLIALDPVTGTYLGDKASAGKLPDFSPAGHEALAKLTRTTLARLDEAERQPGADSDIERRCARLLRERLTAELAVHEADEGLRAVGNMDSPAHSVREVFTITPTDTDEDWASVAERLRAVPAALAGYRESLALGLERKLYAGPRPTATFIGQLTEWSDTDGQGRGWYEDFVASGPESLRTELDAAARTATGALVSLRDWMRDVYAPTIEGAPDTVGRERYARWSRYYNGTDLDLDEAYAYGWAEYHRLLAEMKTEAEKILPGAETPWVALAHLDEHGAHIEGVDEVRDWLQALMDQAIEALDGTHFELAERVRKVESRIAPPGSAAAPYYTAPSEDFSRPGRTWLPTMGLTRFPVYDLVSTWYHEGVPGHHLQLAQWAHVAENLSRYQATVGGVSANCEGWALYAERLMDELGFLTDAEQRLGYLDAQMMRAARVIVDIGMHLELEIPADSPFHPGGRWTPELAEEFFAAHSSRPADYVESELTRYLSIPGQAIGYKLGERAWLLGRENAKKRHGDAFDAKAWHMAALSQGSLGLDDLVDELSRL comes from the coding sequence ATGTCAGAGACGAAGAGCCCGCTGCCCCGCGAGGTCGCCGACGCGTATGTCGACGACCTCATCGCCCTCGATCCGGTCACGGGTACGTATCTCGGTGACAAGGCAAGCGCCGGCAAGCTGCCGGACTTCTCGCCCGCGGGCCACGAGGCCCTGGCGAAGCTGACGCGGACCACGCTGGCACGTCTCGACGAGGCGGAGCGGCAGCCCGGCGCGGACAGCGACATCGAGCGCCGCTGCGCCCGGCTGCTGCGTGAGCGCCTCACCGCGGAACTCGCCGTCCACGAGGCCGACGAGGGGCTGCGGGCGGTCGGCAACATGGACTCGCCCGCGCACTCGGTGCGCGAGGTCTTCACGATCACTCCCACGGACACGGACGAGGACTGGGCCTCGGTCGCCGAGCGGCTGCGCGCCGTGCCCGCCGCCCTGGCGGGCTACCGGGAGTCACTCGCCCTCGGCCTGGAGCGCAAGCTGTACGCGGGGCCGCGCCCCACCGCGACGTTCATCGGGCAGCTCACCGAGTGGTCGGACACGGACGGGCAGGGCCGCGGCTGGTACGAGGACTTCGTGGCGTCGGGCCCCGAGTCGCTGCGCACGGAGCTGGACGCGGCCGCGCGCACCGCGACCGGGGCCCTGGTGTCCCTGCGGGACTGGATGCGCGACGTCTACGCGCCGACGATCGAGGGCGCGCCGGACACGGTCGGCCGTGAACGGTACGCGCGCTGGTCGCGCTACTACAACGGTACGGACCTCGACCTCGACGAGGCGTACGCGTACGGCTGGGCCGAGTACCACCGCCTCCTCGCCGAGATGAAGACCGAGGCCGAGAAGATCCTGCCGGGCGCCGAGACCCCGTGGGTGGCGCTCGCGCACCTCGACGAGCACGGCGCGCACATCGAGGGCGTCGACGAGGTACGCGACTGGCTCCAGGCACTGATGGACCAGGCGATCGAGGCGCTCGACGGCACGCACTTCGAACTCGCCGAGCGGGTACGGAAGGTGGAGTCCCGCATCGCGCCGCCCGGCAGTGCGGCGGCGCCGTACTACACGGCCCCCTCGGAGGACTTCTCGCGCCCCGGGCGTACCTGGCTGCCGACGATGGGCCTGACCCGCTTCCCGGTGTACGACCTCGTGTCGACCTGGTACCACGAGGGCGTCCCCGGCCACCACCTCCAGCTCGCCCAGTGGGCGCACGTCGCGGAGAACCTCTCGCGCTACCAGGCCACGGTCGGCGGGGTCAGCGCCAACTGCGAGGGCTGGGCGCTGTACGCGGAGCGGCTGATGGACGAGCTGGGCTTCCTCACGGACGCGGAGCAGCGGCTCGGCTATCTGGACGCCCAGATGATGCGCGCGGCCCGCGTCATCGTCGACATCGGCATGCATCTGGAGCTGGAGATCCCGGCGGACTCGCCGTTCCACCCGGGTGGGCGCTGGACTCCCGAGCTGGCGGAGGAGTTCTTCGCCGCGCACAGCAGCCGCCCGGCGGACTACGTGGAGAGCGAGCTCACCCGCTATCTCTCCATCCCGGGTCAGGCCATCGGCTACAAGCTCGGCGAGCGGGCCTGGCTGCTGGGCCGCGAGAACGCGAAGAAGCGTCATGGCGACGCCTTCGACGCGAAGGCATGGCACATGGCGGCCCTGTCCCAGGGCTCGCTGGGCCTGGACGACCTGGTCGACGAACTGTCGCGGCTGTGA
- a CDS encoding Lrp/AsnC family transcriptional regulator, which yields MGESVVLDPVDLHLLRLLQNDARTTYRDLAAQVGVAPSTCLDRVTRLRRAGVILGHQLRLDPAKLGRGLEALLSVQVRPHRRELVGPFVDRIRALPESRTVFHLTGPDDYLVHVAVADMADLQRLVLDEFTSQREVARVETRLIFQQWDCGPLLPPGPQVTPSAKSG from the coding sequence ATGGGCGAATCCGTCGTACTCGATCCGGTGGATCTTCATTTGTTGCGGCTGTTGCAGAACGACGCCCGGACGACGTACCGCGACCTCGCGGCGCAGGTCGGGGTGGCGCCCTCGACCTGTCTCGACCGGGTGACGCGGCTGCGCCGCGCGGGAGTCATTCTCGGCCATCAACTGCGACTGGACCCGGCGAAACTGGGGCGGGGGCTGGAAGCGCTGCTGTCGGTGCAGGTCAGGCCGCATCGGCGGGAGTTGGTGGGCCCCTTCGTGGACCGGATCCGGGCGCTGCCCGAGTCGCGTACCGTCTTCCACCTCACCGGCCCCGACGACTACCTCGTCCATGTCGCGGTCGCCGACATGGCGGATCTGCAGAGGCTGGTCCTCGACGAGTTCACGTCGCAGCGCGAAGTGGCCCGGGTCGAGACCCGGTTGATCTTCCAGCAGTGGGACTGCGGTCCGCTGCTGCCGCCCGGGCCGCAGGTCACGCCCTCGGCGAAATCAGGCTGA
- a CDS encoding trans-sulfuration enzyme family protein: MNFGSYDTYVDETADAADAADAVDDGRGAGGFGGGPAVRALDTEAVHAGRDDLARQGLHAAPIDLSTTYPSYDSRAEAARIDAFAADGAEPAGPPVYGRLGNPTVARFETALARLEGTDSAVAFASGMAALSAVLLVRNAMGLRHVVAVRPLYGCSDHLLTAGLLGSEVTWVDPAGVADALRPDTGLVMVESPANPTLAELDLRALAHACGSVPLLADNTFATPVLQRPAEHGARLVLHSATKYLGGHGDVMAGVVACDEEFARGLRQIRFATGGVLHPLAGYLLLRGLSTLPIRVRAASSNAAELARRLAADPRVARVHYPRIGGAMIAFEVYGDPHEVIAGVRLITPAVSLGSVDSLIQHPASISHRIVDAADRRGAGVSDRLLRLSVGLEDVEDLWADLDGALGTDRLPETAGAGREPSRTALRLPERAADR; the protein is encoded by the coding sequence ATGAACTTCGGCAGCTACGACACATACGTGGATGAAACCGCGGACGCAGCGGACGCAGCGGACGCAGTGGACGACGGCCGGGGCGCCGGCGGCTTCGGGGGCGGGCCCGCGGTGCGGGCGCTGGACACCGAGGCCGTGCACGCCGGGCGGGACGACCTCGCCCGGCAGGGTCTGCACGCCGCGCCGATCGACCTGTCCACGACCTACCCCTCGTACGACAGCCGTGCGGAGGCGGCCCGCATCGACGCCTTCGCCGCCGACGGCGCGGAGCCGGCCGGGCCGCCCGTCTACGGCCGGCTGGGCAACCCGACCGTGGCCCGCTTCGAGACCGCCCTCGCCCGGCTCGAGGGCACGGACAGCGCGGTCGCGTTCGCGAGCGGCATGGCGGCGCTGAGCGCGGTGCTGCTCGTACGGAACGCCATGGGCCTGCGGCATGTCGTCGCCGTACGGCCCCTGTACGGCTGTAGCGACCATCTGCTGACCGCCGGACTGCTCGGCTCCGAGGTGACCTGGGTCGACCCGGCGGGCGTCGCGGACGCCCTGCGCCCCGACACCGGTCTTGTCATGGTGGAGTCACCGGCCAACCCGACGCTGGCCGAACTCGATCTGCGGGCGCTCGCCCACGCCTGCGGCTCCGTACCGCTGCTGGCGGACAACACCTTCGCCACCCCCGTGCTGCAACGCCCCGCCGAACACGGCGCCCGGCTCGTGCTGCACAGCGCCACCAAATACCTGGGCGGCCACGGGGACGTGATGGCCGGAGTGGTGGCCTGCGACGAGGAGTTCGCCCGGGGGCTGCGCCAGATCCGCTTCGCGACGGGCGGGGTGCTCCATCCGCTCGCCGGCTATCTGCTGCTGCGCGGTCTCTCGACGCTCCCGATACGTGTACGGGCCGCCTCCTCGAACGCCGCCGAACTCGCCCGTCGGCTCGCCGCCGACCCGCGGGTCGCCCGCGTCCACTATCCCCGCATCGGCGGCGCCATGATCGCCTTCGAGGTGTACGGCGATCCCCATGAGGTCATCGCCGGGGTCCGCCTGATCACCCCCGCCGTGAGCCTCGGCAGCGTCGACAGCCTCATCCAGCACCCGGCGTCCATCAGCCATCGCATCGTGGACGCGGCGGACCGCCGGGGTGCCGGAGTGAGCGACCGGCTGCTGCGGCTGTCGGTGGGCCTCGAGGACGTCGAGGACCTGTGGGCGGACCTGGACGGGGCGCTGGGGACGGACCGGCTCCCCGAGACGGCGGGAGCGGGCCGCGAACCGTCGCGGACCGCGCTCCGGCTCCCGGAGCGGGCCGCGGACCGATAG
- a CDS encoding GNAT family N-acetyltransferase, whose amino-acid sequence MSDVTRAKHGRPVHHWRRDVVELAALFTAVAVADAVANLIGHAPDGPALLVITAVVLAATAGFHTWWARRPGHAPPVDDTGPRPPAERQQAGPSDANAVAGATVLWRMRTTVQDEPGSLAALCTALAGQRVDILSLQTHPLAQGTVDEFLLRAPAQLAGAEVTYAISRAGGTGTWIERADAHDLVDAPTRVLGLATRTALDAAELPLALRQLLGRCTIRSLPAASPGSGRVNEGAPVEGALEGTVLRLRAPEGGVITVERPYLPFTPTEFARARALVELDARLGPRIPRSHDVLQLPEGSAITVRRADVSDLAAAKAMHERCSPRTLSMRYHGPLGDVDRYLNHLLSPRFGRTLAVQTASGRIVGLGHLLWDGDETEIALLVEDDWQRRGIGAELLGRLVAMAVEAGCENVYAVTQASNTGMVAAMRGLDLPLDYQIEEGTLVITARLDAAAVPPQPPYDPALGQHTGHGTRD is encoded by the coding sequence ATGTCTGATGTGACCCGTGCGAAGCACGGGCGTCCGGTCCACCACTGGCGGCGGGACGTCGTCGAACTCGCCGCGCTGTTCACGGCGGTGGCGGTGGCGGACGCGGTGGCCAATCTGATCGGGCACGCCCCCGACGGCCCCGCCCTGCTGGTGATCACGGCTGTCGTGCTCGCCGCGACGGCCGGATTCCACACATGGTGGGCACGGCGCCCTGGGCACGCCCCGCCGGTGGACGATACCGGCCCCCGGCCGCCCGCCGAGAGGCAGCAGGCCGGGCCGTCCGACGCGAACGCGGTCGCGGGCGCGACCGTGCTGTGGCGGATGCGGACGACGGTGCAGGACGAGCCGGGCTCGCTGGCCGCGCTGTGCACGGCGCTGGCCGGACAGCGGGTGGACATCCTCAGCCTGCAGACGCATCCGCTGGCGCAGGGCACGGTCGACGAGTTCCTGCTGCGTGCTCCGGCGCAGCTGGCCGGGGCGGAGGTCACGTACGCCATCTCGCGGGCCGGCGGCACCGGGACCTGGATCGAGCGCGCGGACGCGCACGACCTGGTGGACGCGCCGACACGCGTGCTCGGACTGGCCACCCGCACGGCGCTGGACGCGGCGGAACTCCCGCTCGCACTGCGGCAGTTGCTCGGCCGGTGCACGATCCGCTCGCTGCCCGCCGCCTCCCCCGGCTCCGGCCGCGTGAACGAGGGCGCGCCCGTCGAGGGGGCCCTGGAGGGCACGGTGCTGCGGCTACGGGCGCCGGAAGGCGGAGTGATCACGGTGGAGCGGCCGTATCTGCCGTTCACCCCGACGGAGTTCGCGCGGGCGCGGGCGCTGGTGGAACTGGACGCGCGGCTCGGTCCGCGCATTCCGCGCAGCCACGACGTACTACAGCTTCCCGAGGGCAGCGCGATCACCGTGCGCCGGGCCGACGTCTCGGACCTCGCAGCGGCGAAGGCGATGCACGAGCGCTGCTCGCCGCGCACGCTGAGCATGCGCTATCACGGCCCGCTCGGCGACGTGGACCGTTACCTCAACCACCTGCTCAGTCCGCGTTTCGGGCGCACGCTCGCCGTGCAGACCGCGTCGGGCCGCATCGTCGGGCTCGGCCATCTCCTCTGGGACGGCGACGAGACCGAGATCGCGCTGCTCGTCGAGGACGACTGGCAGCGGCGCGGCATCGGCGCTGAACTGCTCGGCCGTCTGGTGGCGATGGCGGTCGAGGCGGGCTGCGAGAACGTGTACGCGGTCACGCAGGCGTCCAACACCGGCATGGTCGCCGCGATGCGCGGCCTCGACCTGCCCCTCGACTACCAGATCGAGGAGGGCACCCTGGTGATCACGGCCCGCCTGGACGCGGCCGCGGTGCCCCCGCAGCCGCCGTACGACCCGGCGCTGGGGCAGCACACCGGGCACGGCACGAGGGACTAG